In a single window of the Candidatus Desulfatibia profunda genome:
- a CDS encoding restriction endonuclease subunit S, whose protein sequence is MMRLGDIITVNPESIRNGYPFDEIEYIDISSVGTGTLQGTQRLQIGAAPSRAKRIVRNGDTLLATVRPNLRSFWFARNPQENTIASTGFAVLRAGKDIDVRFLYFTVTNQPFTDYLTANAKGSAYPAVDTDTIERAEIFLPPFPTQRKIAAILSAYDDLIENNLRRIKILEEMAQNLYREWFVKFRFPGHQHARFTDSPLGRIPEGWKVSTLGAVSNVIPGYAFKSKDWADAGIPVIKIKNIRPGNLIDTEQVDHVPDGILSSTHKKYWLSNGDILIAMTGATAGKVGKLRSKRPMLLNQRVAKIEPKKHFSEFVWCTVSSPGAEERFYALADGAAQPNMSGGQIENCELLVPSAALVQQFNKFMSPFVNDVDNMILRNQTLRRTRDLLLPRLISGEVDVSEMDIAVPVENEV, encoded by the coding sequence ATGATGAGATTGGGCGACATCATCACCGTCAACCCGGAGTCAATCCGCAACGGCTATCCGTTTGACGAGATTGAGTACATAGATATTTCTTCGGTGGGCACCGGTACGTTACAAGGCACTCAGCGGCTTCAGATTGGTGCCGCACCCAGCAGGGCAAAACGCATAGTCAGAAATGGCGATACATTACTGGCTACAGTTCGACCGAATCTGAGATCATTTTGGTTTGCCCGAAATCCGCAAGAAAACACAATCGCATCAACCGGGTTTGCTGTATTACGCGCCGGAAAGGACATTGATGTGCGTTTTCTGTATTTCACCGTTACCAATCAGCCATTCACGGATTATCTCACTGCAAATGCCAAAGGCTCTGCCTATCCAGCAGTGGATACCGACACAATTGAACGAGCAGAGATTTTTCTTCCTCCCTTCCCCACACAGCGGAAAATCGCGGCGATTCTCTCGGCTTACGACGACCTGATCGAGAACAACCTGCGGCGGATCAAGATTCTGGAGGAGATGGCGCAGAACCTCTACCGCGAGTGGTTCGTCAAGTTCCGCTTCCCCGGCCATCAACACGCCCGCTTCACCGATTCCCCCCTCGGCCGGATTCCGGAGGGGTGGAAGGTGTCAACACTTGGCGCAGTATCAAATGTGATTCCCGGTTATGCATTTAAAAGTAAAGACTGGGCAGATGCTGGTATCCCAGTTATTAAAATTAAAAATATTCGGCCAGGCAATCTGATTGATACCGAACAGGTTGACCATGTACCTGACGGGATATTGTCATCAACACACAAAAAGTACTGGCTATCTAATGGTGATATATTGATCGCCATGACTGGGGCCACCGCAGGTAAAGTCGGGAAGTTAAGAAGTAAAAGGCCTATGCTGCTAAATCAGCGGGTTGCAAAGATTGAACCTAAGAAGCATTTTTCAGAATTTGTATGGTGCACAGTGAGCAGCCCTGGTGCTGAAGAGAGATTCTATGCATTGGCTGATGGCGCAGCTCAGCCAAATATGAGCGGCGGTCAGATTGAGAATTGTGAGCTTTTGGTTCCGTCTGCCGCTTTGGTGCAACAATTCAACAAATTTATGTCTCCATTTGTAAATGACGTAGACAATATGATTTTACGGAATCAAACCCTTCGCCGCACCCGCGACCTGCTGCTGCCCCGGCTCATATCCGGCGAGGTGGATGTGTCGGAAATGGACATCGCCGTTCCCGTGGAGAACGAAGTATGA